The following coding sequences are from one Methanosarcina sp. WWM596 window:
- the pseI gene encoding pseudaminic acid synthase: MEIKIGNKLIGNSKHTFIIAELSANHLHDFDLAVKTIKSIKETGADAVKLQTYTADTITIDSENEYFRIKQGTLWDGRTLYKLYQEAYTPWEWQPELKKIAEDLGLLCFSSPFDKTAVDFLEKMNVPAYKVASFEITDITLIEYIASKGKPVIISTGIATLADIEEALNACKRMGNEQVALLKCTSAYPSPLEDVNLNTIPNLKDTFKTVVGLSDHTLGISVPIAAVALGAKIVEKHFILDRSLGGPDAAFSLEPQEFKAMVEAVREVEKALGEVSYELTDKMKKSREFSRSLFVVEDMKEGEVFSEKNIKSIRPGFGLHTKYLNDVLGKKAAKAVTKGTPLNWDLIG; encoded by the coding sequence ATGGAAATCAAAATTGGGAACAAGTTAATTGGAAACAGTAAACATACATTTATAATCGCAGAATTATCTGCTAATCATCTCCATGATTTTGATCTTGCTGTAAAAACCATAAAATCCATAAAGGAAACCGGAGCTGATGCAGTCAAGCTCCAGACCTATACAGCAGACACAATAACTATTGACTCAGAGAATGAATATTTCAGGATTAAGCAAGGAACTTTGTGGGATGGCAGAACCCTTTACAAGCTATATCAGGAAGCCTACACTCCGTGGGAATGGCAACCGGAGTTAAAAAAGATAGCTGAAGACTTAGGACTCTTATGTTTCTCCTCTCCTTTTGACAAAACTGCCGTTGATTTTCTGGAGAAAATGAACGTACCTGCCTACAAAGTCGCTTCATTTGAAATTACTGACATAACTCTCATAGAATACATTGCCTCAAAAGGGAAACCAGTAATTATTTCTACAGGTATCGCCACGCTTGCAGATATTGAAGAAGCCTTAAACGCCTGCAAAAGGATGGGAAACGAACAGGTTGCACTATTAAAATGTACATCTGCATATCCGTCCCCTCTTGAGGACGTAAACTTGAACACAATCCCAAACCTTAAGGACACTTTTAAGACAGTCGTAGGTTTATCCGATCATACCCTTGGGATATCAGTACCGATTGCAGCTGTAGCTCTTGGAGCAAAAATAGTCGAAAAGCACTTTATACTTGACCGGAGTTTGGGTGGGCCAGATGCTGCATTTTCTCTTGAACCCCAGGAGTTTAAGGCAATGGTTGAAGCGGTAAGAGAAGTTGAAAAAGCTCTTGGAGAAGTCAGTTATGAATTAACGGACAAGATGAAGAAAAGCCGTGAGTTTTCTCGATCTCTTTTTGTCGTAGAAGATATGAAAGAGGGAGAAGTGTTTTCTGAGAAAAATATAAAGTCTATTAGGCCCGGTTTTGGACTTCACACCAAATATCTGAACGATGTCCTGGGCAAAAAAGCTGCAAAGGCTGTTACTAAAGGGACCCCTCTCAACTGGGATCTTATAGGATGA
- the pseH gene encoding UDP-4-amino-4,6-dideoxy-N-acetyl-beta-L-altrosamine N-acetyltransferase, which produces MMNLKENFSFNGILLTNFTNASIEEKEMVRECRNDERIRKWMYSDEIISQEEHFNFLENLQKDNKNFYWIVYKDEGFIGVISLNNINIKNKNAYLGIYSNPFCEMKNKGSLLSNCLKKVAFDIFELHSLKLEVIENNERSIDFYKKMGFEEEGILKEFVCKDGKWLNVIIMGIINK; this is translated from the coding sequence ATGATGAATCTAAAAGAAAACTTTTCATTTAATGGGATTCTCTTAACAAACTTTACCAATGCTTCAATAGAAGAAAAAGAAATGGTAAGAGAATGCAGAAACGACGAGAGGATCAGAAAATGGATGTACTCAGATGAAATTATATCTCAGGAAGAACATTTTAATTTCTTAGAAAATTTGCAAAAAGATAATAAGAATTTTTACTGGATTGTCTATAAAGATGAAGGATTTATAGGTGTTATTTCCTTAAACAATATAAACATAAAAAATAAAAATGCCTACCTGGGCATATATTCAAATCCATTTTGTGAAATGAAGAATAAAGGCAGTTTACTTAGCAATTGTCTAAAAAAAGTGGCCTTCGATATCTTTGAGCTGCATTCATTGAAGCTCGAAGTTATAGAGAATAACGAAAGATCAATAGATTTTTACAAAAAAATGGGTTTTGAAGAAGAAGGGATACTTAAGGAATTTGTATGTAAAGATGGGAAATGGCTTAACGTCATAATTATGGGGATAATAAATAAATGA
- a CDS encoding SDR family oxidoreductase, with translation MLLKEMFDLSGKVILVTGGSGYLGKIMCEALAEFGATLVISSRSFGKTEEVAKDLFEKFGNQNHPLELDTSDFGNIKKNIDYIVQRFGKIDVLINNAYYGAGKELLSMDDNEWNKGIDGSINSVYRCTKAVLPYMLENNYGKIINIASMYGMVSPDVSIYEGNNYYNPANYGAGKAAVIQFTRYIAGVYGKFGITSNSVSPGPFPNLDVQKNKKFIEMLENKVPLKRIGSPDDLKGVIVLLSSNASNYINGENIVVDGGWTIW, from the coding sequence ATGCTCTTAAAAGAGATGTTCGATTTAAGTGGGAAAGTAATTTTAGTAACAGGTGGCAGTGGATATTTAGGGAAGATAATGTGTGAAGCACTTGCAGAATTTGGAGCCACCCTTGTTATAAGTAGCAGGAGCTTTGGAAAAACCGAAGAAGTTGCAAAAGATCTTTTTGAAAAGTTTGGAAACCAAAACCATCCTCTTGAACTGGATACGTCTGATTTCGGAAATATAAAAAAAAATATTGATTATATAGTTCAAAGGTTTGGTAAAATAGACGTACTAATTAATAATGCGTATTATGGAGCAGGTAAAGAATTGCTTTCGATGGATGACAATGAATGGAATAAAGGAATTGATGGAAGTATCAACTCGGTATATAGGTGCACAAAAGCGGTTTTACCATACATGCTGGAAAATAATTATGGAAAAATAATCAATATTGCTTCTATGTACGGAATGGTTTCACCTGATGTATCAATCTATGAAGGTAACAACTATTATAACCCTGCAAATTACGGTGCTGGTAAAGCTGCAGTGATACAGTTTACGAGATATATAGCAGGCGTCTATGGAAAATTTGGAATTACTTCAAATTCTGTTTCTCCAGGCCCCTTTCCAAATTTAGATGTTCAAAAAAATAAAAAATTTATAGAGATGCTTGAAAATAAAGTTCCACTAAAAAGAATAGGGTCCCCAGATGATTTGAAAGGTGTAATTGTGTTACTATCTTCAAATGCCTCCAATTACATTAATGGTGAGAATATCGTAGTTGATGGGGGATGGACAATATGGTAG
- a CDS encoding TIM barrel protein: MNFGLKLWSINQDTLLQAEQLIKDDVFQYIELTPIPGSEIDAFLSYDLPYTIHITTERYGVNIADRDKKDYNLKAIQNCIEWADQLKVDYLILHPGFGSLASSIEFLECIDDKRILIENMPKVGLFDEVMVGYSPGQISELMGSKFGFCFDMNHAIKAAVSLNRDYKKYIKEFLKLNPSYFHISDGNLANEKDEHLAIGEGNYDFGFLMQYVSLILSKNITLETPRCNLESFNEDLANLTKIKAFIK, from the coding sequence ATGAACTTCGGCTTAAAACTCTGGTCCATCAACCAAGACACGCTCCTACAGGCAGAGCAACTGATAAAGGATGATGTATTTCAATACATTGAATTGACTCCAATACCCGGTTCAGAAATAGATGCATTTCTTTCTTACGACCTGCCTTATACAATTCACATAACAACGGAAAGATACGGTGTGAACATTGCTGACAGGGATAAAAAGGATTATAACCTTAAAGCAATTCAGAACTGCATTGAATGGGCCGATCAACTTAAAGTTGACTATTTAATCCTTCATCCTGGATTCGGTTCTCTAGCTTCGTCGATAGAGTTTTTGGAATGTATCGATGACAAACGGATCTTAATTGAAAACATGCCCAAAGTTGGACTTTTTGATGAAGTAATGGTGGGTTATTCTCCAGGGCAAATTTCTGAACTTATGGGATCAAAATTTGGGTTTTGTTTTGATATGAATCATGCAATTAAAGCTGCTGTTAGTTTAAACAGAGACTACAAAAAATACATCAAAGAATTTTTAAAATTAAACCCCTCTTACTTTCATATTTCAGATGGAAACTTGGCTAACGAAAAAGATGAGCACCTAGCAATAGGAGAAGGAAATTATGACTTTGGGTTTTTAATGCAATATGTCTCACTCATACTTTCTAAAAACATAACTTTGGAAACACCAAGATGCAACCTTGAATCCTTTAATGAGGATCTTGCCAACTTGACAAAAATTAAAGCGTTTATCAAGTAA